The DNA region GGGCACGGCTTACCTTTTCACCGCTGAAGCTGTCAGTTCCGGAGCGATCAGCCGGGTTTTCCAGGATCAAGTAGTAGCTGGCGAGTCCACGGCAAAGTTGGAGACCGCGCCTGGGCACGCTACCCGCTGCGTCACGAGCCCCTTCACCGAGGAATTTTTGGCCATCAAGGCCAGGCTCAGCGCCGAAGGAACTCAAGATCGCGACGCTTGGCAAGAGCTAGAGGCACTCAATCTGGGTCGCTTGCGATTGGCCAGCAAAGGCATTGAGCGAATCGGTTCCGAGTTGCTTGAAGTTGATGCTGATCGGCAGCTTTCCGAAGGCATGTTCATGGCTGGCGAAGTTGTCGCCTTGCGCTCATCGATCATTACTGTCGCTGAGTTACATGAAACGCTTAGCAGCCAGGCCGCTGCCTTCCTCGAAGAACACTCCCCCAAGCTCGTCGAAGCGTCAGCAGAGGCTGCCACCCCAGCGCCGCTGGACATCGCCGTCGTCGGAATGGCCGGCATGTTTGCCGGCAGCCCTGACCTAGCCGCATTTTGGGCCACGATAGTGAATGCAAAAGATGTGGTTACCGAAGTGGATCCGGACCGTTGGGACCCGGCTGTGTACTACGACAATCCGACGTCGAACGGCATTCACAGCCCCTCAAAATGGGGCGGATTCCTCCCCGAAATTCCCTTCGATCCACTACGTTATGGCATTCCGCCAGCATCTCTGGCAGCAATCGAACCAGCTCAGTTGTTGGCGCTTGAGGTAACTCGGCGCGCGCTTGAGGACGCCGAGCTTAGCTCTGACATTGACCGCAGCAGAATCTCAGTATTCTTTGGTGCTGAAGCTGGCAGCGATATGTCCAATGCCAGCCTGATCCAAACAATTCTGCCGAATTACGTTGAAAATATCCCGGCAGAACTGGCAGACCAGCTCCCCCGGCTCACCGAAGACTCGTTCCCCGGCATGCTCTCAAACGTTATTGCGGGCCGTATTGCGAGCCGCTTGGACTTGGGCGGCGCAAACTACACGATGGACGCCGCCTGCGCTTCATCACTAGCCGCGCTCGATGTCGCTTGCAAGGAACTCACGCAAGGCACCAGCAACATTGTGCTCTGCGGCGGTGTTGATCTGCACAATACGATCAACGATTATTTGCTCTTCGCTTCGGTCACCGCGCTCAGCCCGACCGGTCGTTCGCGAGCCTTCGACGGTAATTCGGACGGCATCGCGCTCGGTGAAGGCGTCGGCTGCCTTGTGCTCAAGCGGCTCGAGGATGCCGAGCGCGACGGCGATCGGATCTACTCGGTCGTCCGCGGCATCGGAAGCTCAAGCGATGGAAAGTCGCTCGGGCTAACCGCGCCCCGGCCGGAAGGCCAACGTTCTGCGCTTGAGAGGGCGTACCGCAACGCTCGCGTTGCGCCATCGCAAGTTGGGTTGGTCGAAGCGCACGGAACGGGCACCGTGGTTGGTGACCGCACCGAATTGTCTATGCTGACCAAAGTCTTCCTGGAAGCTGGCGTCCCGGTTGCTAACGCGGCTATCGGCTCGGTGAAATCCCAGATTGGCCACACCAAATGTGCCGCTGGCGTTGCCAGTATGATCAAGGTTTCTTTGGCTATCTACAACGGTGTCAAACCGCCAACGTTGCACGTCAGCACCCCCAGTGCCGCTTGGACAAAGGGGCAAAGCCCGTTCGTTTTCAATAAGGAATCAGCACCGTGGCCAATACCGTTGAACGAACGGTTTGCCGGTGTCAGTGGATTTGGCTTCGGCGGCACGAACTTCCACATTGTGCTCAGCGGGCATAAGGTTTCAGCTCCACAGCGACACAGCCTCGACGAATGGCCAGCCGAGTTGTTCTTGTTCCGAGGCGAGGCGACGGACGCCATTCGCGCGGTCAAAGAACTGGGCGCGATGGTCTCCCTTGGCGACGACAAAGGTCGTCCCTGGAAGTTGCGTGATCTGGCCGCCAATAATTCGCTTCGCGCAGCCAATAGCGTTAAACCGGTCTCGATCGCCGTCGTAGCTCGGGATATTGACGAGTTGACCCTGTTACTTGCCAGAGCGGCTCAAGGCGAATCAGACCCAGACGCCGGGCTGTATACGCCAGCCGCCCAGAGCGAATCAGGCTCGCTCGCCTTCCTATACCCAGGACAAGGCAGCCAACGCCCTGGCATGCTCAAAGAACTATTTGTCGCATTCCCCGAGCTCCACGAGGTGCTGGCTTTGGGCAGCGAATGGGCCAGTACAATGCTTCCGCCGGCCGCCTTCGACGCCGAAAACTCGGCCGAACAAGTCGCACAAATAACCGACACCACGGTTGCGCAACCAGTCTTGGGTTTGGCTGCTTTGGCTTTGGGTCAATTGCTTCACAAGAGCGGCGTACAGCCAGACGTCGCCGCTGGCCACAGCTACGGCGAGCTTGCTGCGCTGGCAGCCGCCGGCGTTGTGGACGCCCAGACCTTGATCTCACTCAGTGCGGCAAGAGCGCAATCTGTGGTCAAGGCCATCGGCGAGGAGCCCGGAAAAATGGCTGCCATTTCTGCCTCAGCGGCAGACATCGAGGCTGCGCTGCAAACTGCGGGCCTCTCCGGAACTGTCACACTGGCAAACCGAAATTCGCCCACTCAGACCGTGATCTCTGGCGCTAGCGTATCCATTGAAACCGCGGTAGAAAAACTTCGCGAAACCGGGCTCAGCGTCAAAACCTTCCCGGTTGCCTGCGCATTCCACAGCCCGGTCATTGCCGAGGCTTCGACCAACTTCGCCGAAGCTCTGCGCACAGTGCCATTATTGGAAGCCAACTTCCCGGTTTGGAGCAATCGACAAGCTGCTCCCTATCCGACCGACGTCGAAGCGATTCGCGCCGAACTCGCCGCACAAGTTACTGCGCCGGTCCGGTTCATGGAACAAATCGAATCAATGTACGCCGCGGGCGTTCGAACTTTCGTAGAAGTCGGTCCAGGACAGGTTCTTTCTAAACTCGTTGCCGCGATCCTAGGCCAACGACCACACACGGTGGTTCCGCTGGCGCCCAGCTCGCACGGCAGCATCCGCGAGCTGCTGGTTGCCCTGGCAAGACTCGCAACCACAGGTATCTCGGTTAGCAGTGACTGGCTTTACCGCGGTCGCAAAATTCAACACATCAATAGCTCAGTGATTCCGACGACGCCCGCGTGGACCGTCAACGGCGTCACCATCAAAACTCGCGACGGGAAGATCTTGCCCGGCGCGCTAGCCCCAGCCCGACGTCTCCAGGAGGTCACCGTAGTGCACCAGACCCAGCAGCCAGCCAGCGAGCGTGACACCCTAGTCGCCGAATTCCTGCGAACCAGCCGAGAAATGGTCGCAGCACAACGAGACGTACTGCTCGGGTATCTTGGCAGCACAGGTTCGGGCCCAGGCTTACCGTCCAGCCCGTCTCAGGTTTTCAACCCCGCACCGCTAGCGGCTGCGCCAGTTCTGCCTGCAGCTCGACCGGTTGAAACTAGCTACGCCGCTCCCGTGCCAGCTCCGGTCTTGGCCGCTACGGCAACGCTCTTGCAGGCGCCAGCTCAGCAGGCAACCCAGCAACAGGCACCCGCTGGCCTGACACCTGCCGCAATTTTAGCCGCCGTCGTCGAAATCATCGGCGAGCGCACGGGCTACCCAGCGGACATGATCGAACCCGATCTGGACCTCGAAGCAGACCTCAGCATCGACTCGATCAAACGCACCGAAATCGCCGGCGAACTGGCCAGCAAACTTGCAGGTAGCGGCTCGTCTACCTCGTTGACCGATTCGCAGCTTGAAGAACTGTCCAAGGCACGAACCACCGGCGCCATTGCCGAATGGCTTTCGGAAAAAATTGGCACTCCCGCTGCTGCTAGCCAAGCTGCTGTCTCCAGCGCAGTTGCTGCACCGGTTGTTGAAGCAGCTACTGCGGCGGTGAGCTCGGCGAGCATCTTGGCCGCCGTCGTCGAAATCATCAGTGAGCGCACTGGCTACCCAGCGGACATGATCGAACCCGATCTGGACCTCGAAGCTGACCTCAGCATCGACTCGATCAAACGCACCGAAATCGCCGGCGAGCTGGCAGCGCGCTTCGGGGCTCAAGGCTCCGCACTGAACGAAGCGCAATTGGAAGAACTCTCCAAAGCCCGCACCACTGGAGCAATCGCCGAGCAACTGTTGCTTTCGCTCAACGGCCCAGCGGCTACGCCGGCAGCTCAAGTGACCCAGCCAGCTCAGCAGGCACCGGTTCCGGCCGTTGCCCCGACTGCCGCCCCGACTGCCAATGTCCAGGCCGACGTCCAAGGCCACGCTCCCGAAAGGTTAGTTTTTCGCAAAACACGCTTAGACCTGCCCGTTCCAACGGCTGGCGCACTGGCCGGTAGCAAGATTCTGGTGATCGGCTCCGGAGAAATTGCTGCGAATTCCGTTGCTGCGGCTAATGTTCTGGGCGCTTCTGCCCAACGTGTGGAGCCGTCCGCGGCTCTTCACGTTTTGACCGCGCCTGACGCCGCATTCGATGGCGTGCTGTACCTAGACCCGCTAGATAACACCGGCACCGCAAATGTGCCGGAGATCTTCCCGCTCATCAAAGCCGCAGTAGCGCTAGCTCCGCGATACTTGATCGCGGCCAGGCCGCTTGCCTCCGACGGCACCGGTAGCGCTGAGCGAACCATTGGCTTACGCGGACTGTTCCGCAGTCTGGCCAGAGAATATCCGCAGACTTTGGTGCGGCTTGTCGACTTGGAACCGACCAAACCGGCCGACGTCGTTGCTTCGGCACTGATAGCCGAGCTTACTGACACATCTAATGAACCAATCGTGAACCTAGTCAATGGCGAACGAAGCGGTTTAGAACTAGCCACAAGTGACTTAGGACTACTCGGTTCCACCGGAGCTGGCCCAGCTGGTGAGGGTGCGGCTGAGGCTGAGGCACTTCAGCTTGACCGAGATTCCGTGGTTGTTCTGGTTGGTGGCGCTCGTGGAATCACGGCGAAATTTTCCGCAACGTTGGCGGCAACTAGTCGCTGCCGGATCGAGTTATTCGGTCGCACCGCATTAGCTACCGAAGCTGAAGCTGCTGACACCGCGGCAGCAACCGACCGTGCCGGCCTGCGTCGAGCCTTGGCTGTGCGGGCTGGCGCTACTGCCGCATCGGTGGAACGCGAAGCTACCGAAATTTTGGCACGCCGCGAAGTGAACTCGACCATTGAAACGCTGCGCGCGGCCGGCAGCACGGTGGAATACCAATCAGTTGACGTTCGCGACGCTGATTCGGTACGCACCGCGCTGACCTCAGTCTTTGATCGCTACGGTCGAATTGACGGCGTGGTCTACGCCGCCGGCGTGATCGAAGACAAATTGGTTGTCGATAAGGATCCGTCTTCCTTCAGCCGGGTTTACAACACCAAAGTCGACGGCGCGGCAACCATCCTGAGCGTGGTGGACACGCTTCCGGTGAGCCCCGGGTTTGTGGTGTTCTTTGGCAGTATTGCTGCGGCGCTAGGTAACCGCGGTCAAAGCGATTACGCCGCGGCTAACGATGCGCTTGAAGCTATGGGGGCGGCCTGGGCGCTACGCACTGGACAGCGAGCAGTAACCGTGCACTGGGGACCTTGGGCACCGTCGGGCAACAACCCGGGCATGGTCAGCCACGAACTGGGACGCGACTACATCCGCCGCGGTATCAAACTGATTGATCCGGACGCCGGTACGCATGCACTACTGAAAGAACTGGCCTGGGGCGAGCGCGATCTCAATGCCGTCGTCTACACCGCCTCGGGGTGGTGAGTTTGGCAGCCGAACGCGCCGGAGACGAACTGGTGAACAAGCACACTCAGGAGCCAATCGCCGTCGTCGGAATGGCTGCGATGTTTCCTGGCGCGCGGAATCTGCGCGAGTACCGGGACAATCTTTTCGCCGGGTTCGACGCCATTACTGATGCGCCAGGTAGTCGTTGGGACCCAGCTCTTTACCACCCTGAGGCAGTGCACGAATCGGCAAGTTCCGATCGGTTTTACTGCCGTCGAGGTGGTTTTATCGACGATTTCCCCGAAGTTTCTGTGGCCCAGTTCGGCATCATGCCGAACTCCGTCGAAGGAACGGAACCGGATCAGCTCATCGCTTTGGAACTGGCCGCAGCAGCGCTCGCTGATGCGGGACTTTCCGGAAAGCTACTCGACGGCGTGGACCGGTCCCGGGTCGGCGTTATTTTGGGTCGCGGCGGCTATATCTCCCCCGGAATTGCTCGGCTAAGTCAGCGGGTGGGCACCGCAGGCCAGGTGGTTGCGACGTTGAGTCAGCTCCTGCCAGAGCTCAGCGAGGAAGTTCTTGCGCAGGTCCGGAGTGCTTTCATTGATCAGTTAGGCCCGGACCGGCCAGATAACGCGATCGGTTTGGTGCCAAATTTGGCCGCCTCCCGGGTAGCTAATCGTCTTGATCTTCGCGGACCGGCTTACACCGTTGATGCTGCCTGTGCTTCCTCGCTGCTTGCTGTAGGTCATGCGGTGCAGGAGTTGGAAAGCCGCCGCTGTGATATGATGCTCGCTGGCGGCATGCACCATGCGCATGACGCAACCCTGTGGAGTGTTTTCACCCAGCTCAAAGCTCTTTCGGCAGCACAGCTGAGCCGACCGTTCGACGCCGATTCAGACGGCATTCTGATTGGCGAAGGCACCGGAGTGCTTGCGCTAAAACGTTTGGAAGACGCCATTCGCGATGGCGACCGGGTCTACGCCACTATCCGTGGCACCGGCATTGCCAGCGACGGACGGACGTCGAGTTTGATGAATCCGGATCCGGGCGGTCAAAGCCGCGCAGTTCGTGCCGCCTGGAACCGAGCGGGCTCAGATCCAAAAGCAGCGGGCTCAGTTGGCTTGATTGAAGCGCACGGCACCGGCACGCCCGCTGGTGATGCCTCCGAACTGACCACCTTGCGCGAAGTCTTCGGACCCACCGATCCGGACGGTCCCCGAGCGGGCCTCGGCTCGGTGAAATCGATGATCGGCCACGCGATGCCAGCAGCCGGTGCGGCAGGATTAATCAAGGCCGTTCTTGCCGTCTATCACGGCGTATTACCGCCGACCTTGGGCGTCAGTCAGCCACATCCTGCCCTCTCCGATACTCGATTTGCACCGGTTTCCCAGGCAGCCGAATGGACGCCAGATGCTAGGCAACCGTTGCGCCGGGCTGGGGTGAACGCTTTTGGTTTCGGCGGTATCAACGCCCATATCGTTGTTGAACAAGTATCCGGCCAAGCGGCGGTTCCGGTCTCCATCAACGGCACGCTTTTCGATGTGGACCAGCAAAGCGTCGCTTCCCAGAGTGTCAGCAAAGCTGAGCGGCTCCCGATTTATCCGCCGGAGCCCGGCGCAGCACCTGTTTTGCTTTTGGCCGCAGCGAGCCAGGAAGAACTCCAGCTCATCTTGGCCGAGACCGATGATCAGCTATTAGCGCGAGTTGGCAGCGCACCCGGAACCGGATCAGTGCGGCTAGGCATTGTCTCCCCTGGAGCCAAACAGTTCTCAATTGCCCGGAAAGCAGTAGCCCGTGGCAAAGCCTGGCACGGGCGCAGCGACGTTTGGTTCCGGCCGGAACCGTTGTTGGATGCCGACGGCGGCGGCCTCGCCTTTGTCTGCCCGGGCTTGGAAGTGGAGTTCAGCCCACGGATTGACGACGTCTTAAGTTATTTCGATTTACCAAGAATTCGAGGCATCGCTGCCGGCAGCGAATTCACCGAAAACATCAATCTCCAGGGCAGCGCCGTGCTTCAGGTATCACGGACTCTTTCGGCGGCTTTGGCGAAACTTGGTGTGCAAGCTGATGCTTTTGCCGGGCACAGTCTCGGCGAATGGTCCGCCATGATGTTGGGCGATATGTTCGACAGCGAAGAAGTCGATGCTTTTCTCGACGAATCCGGCATGGCCGAGGCTCAGTTCTCGGGTTTGGCTTTTGCCGTCATTGGTGCACCCGCTTCGATGGTGCTCACCGAGTTGGCCGGTCGCGAGGACGTCGTCCTTTCGCATGACAATGCACCACAGCAATCAATGATTTGCGGGCCTGGCGACGTCGTAGACGAACTGGTGGAACTTTTCCGCGGCCGCGGCTACGTCTCAAAGACACTGCCGTTCACTTCGGGCTTTCACACGCCGATGTTTGCCAAGTACTTGGACCAGCTTGAAATATTGACCGGGAGCCTAGCCATTACCTCAGCTCGGACTCCGGTCTGGTCCGCAACTACCACGCAACCTTTTCCGGCCGATCATGACGAAATTCAAGAGATTTTTGTCCGGCACCTTTTAGAGCACGTCCGTTTTAGAGAACTCATCGAGAACATGTCCGGCAGTGGAATTAGGTTCTTTGTTCAGCTGGGTCCAGGACAATTGGGTAGCCTGATCTCGGATACTTTGCATTCAACCGAGCATGTGGTTGTTAGCGCCAATAACGCTAACCGGAGCGGACTTGATCAGCTGCGTACGGTGTTGACCGCGCTGTGGGCCGCTGGCCGGAACGTTGACTTGGACTTCTTGGGCCAAAAGGTTCTCCAGCTTGATGCGACTGCCAACACGGCGAAATCTCTTACGCCAAATTTGGCTGCGGTAACGGACGCTGAAGTAGCTCACGCCGTAGCCGGCCCGCGCAGCAAATTAGATCTTTCCAGCCCGGTTATTGTGCTTACACAAGAAGCAGCACAACGGCTGGGGAAGTCGCTACACTCGGCTTCGGTCAACACTGCAGCAGCAGGAGGTGCCACGGAACTTTCGGCTGCCGCTCTGGCCCCTGGCAGCAATCTGGCCCCCACAGTGGCCGCCGAGCTCAAGGCTTTCCTCGGCGAGACCGATGCATTCGTTGCCTCGGTGCTTAGCGGCAGCTTGGTGGGAAACTCGGATCACGTTGTACCCACAGCTCCGACGCCGCCCGTGCCAAACGAGCCAACTGTTCCGCCGTCGATGCCAGAGATCGCAACACAATTTCTCGACGTCTCGTTGGCGTCCATGCCGCATTTGGCTGACCACAGTTTCTTCACTCAGCGTGCGGACTGGCCAGATTTCACCGACCGGTTCCCGGTAGTTCCCGGCACGACGATGATCAGATTGATGATGGATTCCGCGGAACAATCCACCGGGCGCCATGCGGTGGCCGTGCATTCGGTCCGCTTCCATCGTTGGGCTGATCTCTTCGAGCCAACAGTCATTGAGGTCAGCGCAAAGTGGATCGATGAGAATCGGCTCGCAGTCTCCTTTGGTAATTTCTCGCACTGCACGGTAGAGCTAGCCTCGGAGTACGGCACCGCTGAATCGCCGCTTTGGTCTATTGAGCCGACCGAAGTGAAGGACATGATCCTCGAAGAGGACATCTCCGAGTTCTACCGCCAACGCTGGATGTTCCACGGACCGCAATATCAGGGGCTCACCGCAGTGCACGGCCGCAGCGAAACTCATATTCGCGGTACGGTTTTGGCCAAACCAGCCAAAGGCTCCCTCATGGACAATGTTGGTCAGCTTGCCGGGTACTGGCTGATGTCTGAATTTACCGAGCGCGCTACGGTTTATCCCGCGGGAATTCAAACTTTGCGTTTTTACGGCCCGGACCCTGCGCCAGGTGAGAGCGTCGAGTGCCATATGCGCATCACCGAAGTCAACGATTCCATGTTCCAAACTGACGGTCAGTTAGTGCACAACGGCAAGCTTTGGTGCGAAGTCACCGGCTGGCAAGACCGGCGATTTGATAGCGCTCCGAACATCAGAGAAGTTGAAGCGGCAGTTGAGCATCACGCTTTTGCACAAGCGGAACCGGGCGGTTGGGTCATGGTGCCGGATTATTGGCCAGATCTTGCTTCGCGCGACCTCACGATGCGCAGATACTTGGCTAAAGCCGAGCGCTTAGAACATCAAGCCAGTGCACCACTCGGGCGCCGTCAGCGGTTGCTCGGCCGACTCGCGGCAAAGGACGCGGTGCGTCTGCATGTTTGGGAGTCTGATCCAGACCGGCCGTTGTTCCCAGCAGAGGTGGGCATTGGCCACCTCTGCTCGGGTCAGCCAACGGTTAGCGGTATGCATGGCACTGAGCTACCCGAGTTGGACATTTCCATTGCGCACAGTCGCGACATCGGCGTTGCTATTGCCTCCCCGCGCAAAGCTGGCTCGGTCGGCGTCGGAATTGATATTGAGTCCATCGAAGAACTACCGGACTCGGTTGAAAATATCGCCTTCACGGCGCGCGAGCAGCAGCTCCTTGACCAACACCGGGCCAACACCGAAGCCGGTTCTTTTGAGTACCGGAGTTGGTTCACCCGATTCTGGTCGGCAAAAGAGGCAGTCGGCAAAGCGCTGGGTACCGGTCTGGCTGGCAAACCTCGGCAGTTCGAAGTCCGCACGGTGCGCTCCGGAAGTGCCGAGTCAGACTATATTTTCGACGTCAACGACGGCCAAAACCGAATCTTCGAGGTATCGATAAAAACGATCCAGAATCCAGAAAAGCTCCCAGATCACCGTTACGTGGTCGCTTGGACAACCGGTCCAGCCGACCTTGAAAGGAACCCATCATGACAATCGACCTGCCAGCAAACGCCCCGACGAGCGACGAAGTCCTTGCCGAAATCACCCGCCTCATTGGCGAGCTTCTGGACGAATATAGCCTGGACGACGTCGAGGTAACCCGGGAGACCTTGTTCCAAGACGATCTGGAACTAGAAAGTATTGACCTCGTCTCGCTCGGCGGCCAGTTGCGCGAGAGCTATGGCGAGCGAATCAACTTCGCCGAGTTCATCGGCTCGATGGATCTTGACGAAATCATCAATATGCGGGTCGGCCAATTAGTCGATTACGTTACCGATCGATTGGCAACTACTTCATCGGAGGGCGCAGCATGAGTTTCAGCACGATTAATGGTCACCGGCTGCACTACGAAGTCTTGCCGGCCGCTGGCGTCCGCCCGGGTGAGCCCCGGGAAACGCTCGTTTTGATTCACGGAATGTTGTTCGACAACCTCTCCAGTTTCTACTTCACCGTGGCACCGGCTTTTGCCGAGGCTGGCTTTGATGTGATAATGTTCGATCACCGCGGGCATGGTAAGAGCAAGAAAATTGAGTCCGGCTACCAGCTGCATAATGTGGTTGATGATTTAGCCGCGCTACTCGATGAGATCCACGATGGAACTCCGGTCCATGTGATTGGCAATTCCTATGGCGGCACGCTAGCATTTTCCTTCGCGCTGCGCTACCCAGAACGCGTGGCCACGATGACCTCGATTGACGCCGAGCCACCGACCAAATCCTGGCTAAAGATGATTGATGATGGCATGGCCGAAGCCATGCGAGTCATCGACAAGCCCGAGGTGCAAAGCGATTTCCAAGCACAGTGGGGTCAGCAGGGAATGCGGTTGGGCCGAGCCGCAAAAAAGATCCTCGACGATACTCGATTCATGTACGAGATGACTGACACTCCGGCGGTTGCAGATGATGCGATTGCCAATCTGGATATGCCAGTTCTTGCCTTTTATGGCAGCGAATCCGAAGCTTTCAAACTAGAGCCGTTGATCCGTGAACTGGTACCGATCAATAAGACCGTGGTCGCTCAGGGCATTGGGCATATGGTGCTGATGGATGTCCCTGAACTCGTCGAGACTGAGGTCATCTCCTGGGTGCGCGAGCACCCCGCTGCAGAAATTGTGGCCCGGCGCGCACATGCCCAAGTTCCGGAAAATTCGATCTGATCGGTTGCTCATGCGCATTCTCATCGTCGTCCCGCCTCTAGTGGGACACAGCAGTCCGCCGCTTGCCATTGCTGAAGAACTCGAACGTCGGGGCCACCAGGTCGCCTGGGCGGGAGTGTCTGATTTCCATTCACGGTATGTACCAAATTCAGCAACCTTCTACGACTGCCGCACTGGTTGGGGTGAATCCGGCATGCCGGAGCGTCCCGCAAAGTTGATGGGTCCCGGCGCCCTGAAGTTTTTCTGGGAAGAACACGTGGTTCCGTTCGCTGACGGCTCAGCTGCCGACGTCGAAGCCGCCGTGCTTGATTTTGGGCCAGACTTGATGTTTGTCGATCAACAAGCTCTAGCCGGCTCGATGGTCGCCGCACGACTTGGCGTGCCGTGGGTTACCTCGGCAACGACTATGATCGAATTGATCAATCCAGTCTCTCGGCTGCCCAAAGTGCATGCCTGGCGAAACGAACTCTTCGCGGGTCTTCGACGTCGAATTGGCGATCCGTTAGCCAGACACAATCCGCTCTTCTCCCCCACCCTCACTGTGGCTTTTGGTATTGCTGGCCTCTTCGGCACTCGGGCTGACGTTGGCTCGCCGGTGGAATTTGTTGGCCCAGTGTTCCGGCCAGTTGTTGCCTCCGCGGAAAAAGCCGCTGAGAACGAACGAATTCTAAATTGGGCCAAGGCGTCAGTGAAGCCAACAGTGCTGATTGCGCTTGGTACGACCAATATCGGCGCTGGGGACAGATTTCTCCGTGCGGCCACCGAAGGGGTGCTGAAGGCCGGTTATCGGGCAATTGTTGCGGATCCG from Renibacterium salmoninarum ATCC 33209 includes:
- a CDS encoding type I polyketide synthase yields the protein MNKHTQEPIAVVGMAAMFPGARNLREYRDNLFAGFDAITDAPGSRWDPALYHPEAVHESASSDRFYCRRGGFIDDFPEVSVAQFGIMPNSVEGTEPDQLIALELAAAALADAGLSGKLLDGVDRSRVGVILGRGGYISPGIARLSQRVGTAGQVVATLSQLLPELSEEVLAQVRSAFIDQLGPDRPDNAIGLVPNLAASRVANRLDLRGPAYTVDAACASSLLAVGHAVQELESRRCDMMLAGGMHHAHDATLWSVFTQLKALSAAQLSRPFDADSDGILIGEGTGVLALKRLEDAIRDGDRVYATIRGTGIASDGRTSSLMNPDPGGQSRAVRAAWNRAGSDPKAAGSVGLIEAHGTGTPAGDASELTTLREVFGPTDPDGPRAGLGSVKSMIGHAMPAAGAAGLIKAVLAVYHGVLPPTLGVSQPHPALSDTRFAPVSQAAEWTPDARQPLRRAGVNAFGFGGINAHIVVEQVSGQAAVPVSINGTLFDVDQQSVASQSVSKAERLPIYPPEPGAAPVLLLAAASQEELQLILAETDDQLLARVGSAPGTGSVRLGIVSPGAKQFSIARKAVARGKAWHGRSDVWFRPEPLLDADGGGLAFVCPGLEVEFSPRIDDVLSYFDLPRIRGIAAGSEFTENINLQGSAVLQVSRTLSAALAKLGVQADAFAGHSLGEWSAMMLGDMFDSEEVDAFLDESGMAEAQFSGLAFAVIGAPASMVLTELAGREDVVLSHDNAPQQSMICGPGDVVDELVELFRGRGYVSKTLPFTSGFHTPMFAKYLDQLEILTGSLAITSARTPVWSATTTQPFPADHDEIQEIFVRHLLEHVRFRELIENMSGSGIRFFVQLGPGQLGSLISDTLHSTEHVVVSANNANRSGLDQLRTVLTALWAAGRNVDLDFLGQKVLQLDATANTAKSLTPNLAAVTDAEVAHAVAGPRSKLDLSSPVIVLTQEAAQRLGKSLHSASVNTAAAGGATELSAAALAPGSNLAPTVAAELKAFLGETDAFVASVLSGSLVGNSDHVVPTAPTPPVPNEPTVPPSMPEIATQFLDVSLASMPHLADHSFFTQRADWPDFTDRFPVVPGTTMIRLMMDSAEQSTGRHAVAVHSVRFHRWADLFEPTVIEVSAKWIDENRLAVSFGNFSHCTVELASEYGTAESPLWSIEPTEVKDMILEEDISEFYRQRWMFHGPQYQGLTAVHGRSETHIRGTVLAKPAKGSLMDNVGQLAGYWLMSEFTERATVYPAGIQTLRFYGPDPAPGESVECHMRITEVNDSMFQTDGQLVHNGKLWCEVTGWQDRRFDSAPNIREVEAAVEHHAFAQAEPGGWVMVPDYWPDLASRDLTMRRYLAKAERLEHQASAPLGRRQRLLGRLAAKDAVRLHVWESDPDRPLFPAEVGIGHLCSGQPTVSGMHGTELPELDISIAHSRDIGVAIASPRKAGSVGVGIDIESIEELPDSVENIAFTAREQQLLDQHRANTEAGSFEYRSWFTRFWSAKEAVGKALGTGLAGKPRQFEVRTVRSGSAESDYIFDVNDGQNRIFEVSIKTIQNPEKLPDHRYVVAWTTGPADLERNPS
- a CDS encoding acyl carrier protein; the protein is MTIDLPANAPTSDEVLAEITRLIGELLDEYSLDDVEVTRETLFQDDLELESIDLVSLGGQLRESYGERINFAEFIGSMDLDEIINMRVGQLVDYVTDRLATTSSEGAA
- a CDS encoding alpha/beta fold hydrolase; the encoded protein is MSFSTINGHRLHYEVLPAAGVRPGEPRETLVLIHGMLFDNLSSFYFTVAPAFAEAGFDVIMFDHRGHGKSKKIESGYQLHNVVDDLAALLDEIHDGTPVHVIGNSYGGTLAFSFALRYPERVATMTSIDAEPPTKSWLKMIDDGMAEAMRVIDKPEVQSDFQAQWGQQGMRLGRAAKKILDDTRFMYEMTDTPAVADDAIANLDMPVLAFYGSESEAFKLEPLIRELVPINKTVVAQGIGHMVLMDVPELVETEVISWVREHPAAEIVARRAHAQVPENSI
- a CDS encoding glycosyltransferase codes for the protein MPKFRKIRSDRLLMRILIVVPPLVGHSSPPLAIAEELERRGHQVAWAGVSDFHSRYVPNSATFYDCRTGWGESGMPERPAKLMGPGALKFFWEEHVVPFADGSAADVEAAVLDFGPDLMFVDQQALAGSMVAARLGVPWVTSATTMIELINPVSRLPKVHAWRNELFAGLRRRIGDPLARHNPLFSPTLTVAFGIAGLFGTRADVGSPVEFVGPVFRPVVASAEKAAENERILNWAKASVKPTVLIALGTTNIGAGDRFLRAATEGVLKAGYRAIVADPSQALAGVSDPDLLAVPYVPQQQLLAHVDAFINHGGYNSVCESLWYNVPIVLAGIRDDQPLIAEKADEYGVGIAVRFSRATPAKISEATRTVIEDNSYRENTKPYGDALRGSGGVSAAVDAIERVTANNPVLA